CTGTATGAGCGGGGGGAAATGGCGGTGGCTATCCTGAAGGCGCGCCAGCTGGGCTTTTCCACCCTGCTGGCGCTGATCTGCCTGGACATGCAGTTGTTCCGCGCGGGCTACAAGATCGGCATCGTGGACCAGAATAAGGAGGACGCGGTGAAGAAGCTCGGCAAGCTGCTCTTTGCCTGGGAGAACCTGCCGAAGGCGCTGCGGGATTGCTACCGCGTGCTGGTGGATAACAACGGGGAGTTCACGCTGCGCTGCCGTGCCGCCCAGGGGGACGAGGTGGCCTCCACCGTCTATGCGGGGAAGAACGCCCGCGGCGGCACCCACCAGATGCTGTGGATCTCCGAGTGGGGCGCGATCCAGTTCGAGGACCCGCGCCGCTCGGACAAGATAGCGGACGGCGCGCTGCCCTCGGCGAAGGAGGGCATCACCGTGGTAGAGTCCACCTGGCGCGGGGGCAAGACGGGCAGGCTCTACACAGATGTGGTGGAGCCGGCCCTGCAGATCGCGGAGGAGCAGCGCAGCCAGCGCGACTGGCGGGTGTACTTCTTCCCCTGGTGGCTGGATGAGGCCTACGTGTGGGAGGGGGAGCAGAGCCAGATCTCCGAGGAATGCGCGCAGTACTTCGCCCAGCTGGAGAGCCGCTACGGGGTGGAGCTCTCCGGCCACCAGCGGCTCTGGTACTACAAGCGGGCCTGGCCTAAGCGGGAGAAGCGCTATGAGGAATTCCCCTCCGTGCTGGAGGAGATCTTCCTTTCGCCCGTGGATGGCGCGGTCTATGGCGAGTACCTGGACCGGGCGCGGGTGGAGGGCCGGGTGATCCGCTACCCGCGGGTGCGGCAGTCCTTTTTCTCCTTCTGGGATCTGGGGAAAAGCGACCTGATGTCCATCATCCTGATCCAGCGGGTAGGCCTGCAGCTGCGCGTCTATGATGGCATGATGGGCCGCGGCGAGACACTGGAGCACTACGCCCGCTGGCTGCAGCAGTGGGAGCGCGACAACGAGGCCTTTATCGAGGCGCACTACCTGCCGCACGATGGCGGCTGGCAGCGGCTGGGGAAGACCTACAACAAGTCCATCGCGGAGTCGCTGGAGGAATGCGGCCTGCGCCAGGTGCGCGTGGTGCCGAAGATCCCGCGCGTGCACATGGGGATCGAGTACGTGCGCGAGCGCTTTCCCCAGATGGTGCTGCATGCGGGGAATCTGGGCCGGGTCTATCAGTTCGGTAGCAAGCGCGTTTCCTTCCTGGATGCGCTGGCGAACTACCGCTACAGGCCGATGGAAAACGAGGGCCAGAGCCGGGAGCCCATCCACGATATCTACTCCCATCCATGCGATGCCTTCCGCACCTTTGCAGAGGCGGACGAGCGCGGCCTGGTGCCGGGTAGCTCCAGCCTGGAAATGGAGGCGCAGGCCGGTACACGATCTAACATGGTACTGAATGACCTCTATGAATAGCACTCTAACACCCTGGGAAATGGCGCTGCAGCTCTACGCGGAGATCGGCGAGGGCGCGCAGGATCTCATGCAGGACATGGCCTGGCACGTGCACCACGGCTACGTCTACGCCTCGCCCAGCATGTTTGCCATGGTGCGCCCGGTCTGCACCAGCTGGGGGGCGGAGGCCATCTGCGACTGTACTGATGCGCGGGCCGCAGACGGGGCGGAATTTAATGAGTTGACGTCATACCCAGATTGCTGGCATATTCATCTAGCAGTGGGTGAGATGCGCGAGTTGCTGAGCCTGCTGCCTTACGCGCTTCCGTATCTTTCCTACGAGCGGCGCGGTGTGTTCAAATTGCATTCAATGGAGAGTTTCAAGGTATGAAAACACCCAAACCAAAAGCACCGCCACCGGCGGCTCCTCCAGTCAAGCAGACTGGCAGGGAATTGTTAGACCTGCGCAGGCAGGTGGACCAGGAGGAACGGCAGAAGAAGGGCGTGCGCGCCACCATGCTGGACCAGTCCGAGTACAATCCGAACCGCAAGAAGCTGCTCGGCGGCGAGTAGGCGGTGGATTGTTTTTGTTAGTTAAAGAGAAAACGGCTGCGGCTGGGTCATGTGTGGACCCGCAGTGAGCCGGAGCAGCATCTAGAGGGGATGCAGCCAGACAGAAGTACGTGGGCGGATGCCGGAGTGATGAGGGCGGATGCCAGTGTCTATCAGGCCGGAAGCCATGTGTGCTTAGACTTGTAAGTAGAGAGAAAGAAAAATTCAGGGAATGGAGGAGAGTAGCAAAGCTCGGCAATTGATAGCAGAGCATGAGGCGAGGGCCGGCGAGCGTACGGCATGGGACACCCGCTGGCAGCGCGTGCAGGAGTGGTTCACCCCGCACCGCGCGCATGTCATGGACAGGCAGGATCCGCCGGGCAATGTGTACCGCTCGCGCATCCACGATACCAAGGGCATCAGCTCCGCCAATGTACTGGCGCAGGGGCACATGTCCTACATCACGCCGATGAATGAGCAGTGGTTCGCCTTTGCCACCTCAGTCAGGGAGTCCGGCAGTGAGCAGCACAAGTCGTGGTTCAAGGAATGCACGGAGGTAGCCATCCGCATGCTTAGCCAGAGTAATTTCTACACGGTGATCAATAGCGTCTTCCGCGACCGCTCCACCCTGGGCACCGGCTGCCTTTTCCTCAACAAGGGGAAGAGCAAGCCGCTGAACTTCCAGTACGTGGAGATCGGCACCTACACCGTGGCGGAGGATGAGGACGGCGTGGTGAATACGCTCTCGCGCGAGCTGGAGTACACCGTCATGCAGGCGGCGGACAAGTTCGGCAAGGACCAGCTGGGCGCCAAGCTGCGTAGCGTGTATGAGCAGGCCATGGCGGGGGACTCCCGTGAGCTGACCAGCAAGTACCGCTTCATCCACGTGGTCCAGCCTAACAGGGAGCACGATCCGGGCAAGCTGGACAGCCGCGCCTACCTCTCCCACTACATCTGCTGCACGGATGAGCAGGTGGTGGAGGAGGGGGGCTTCTACGAGTTTCCCTTCCTGGTCACCCGCTACGAGCGCTGGGGGAATCATCCCTGGGGCTTCTCCCCCGCCTACAATGCCATGCCAAATGTGCTCTCGGCGAACTTCATGAAGAAGATCCTCAAGCTGCTGGGCGAGACAGCGGCGCTGCCCCGCGTGCTGGAGCTGGCGGACCAGAAGCACAATGTGGACATGCGCGCCGGCGGCCGCACCGTGGTCTCTGAGAAGGCCGCGGCCATGGGATTCCCGCGTGAGTGGGGCACCGGCGGCAGCTTCCAGGCCGGGCAGTTCCTTATCGAGCAGGAGCACGAGCAGATCGAGATGTTCTTCCACGTGCCTTTGTTCCAGATGTTTGCCCAGCTGCAGAAGCAGATGACAGCCACGGAGGTGGCGGCGCGGGAGTCGGAGAAGCTGCTCATGTTCGCCCCTTCCTTCGTGCAGTTTGTCTCGGACATGGAGCCGCTGATGCAGCGCATGTTCAGCCTGCTGCTGCGGGAGGACTACTTCCCGCCGGCGCCGGAGGGACTGGCGCGCGAGACGGGAGAGGAGGGCCTGGTGGCGCTGGATACCCCGGTCATCGAGTACCAGTCCAAGCTGGCGCTCGCCATCAAGCAGCTGGAGACCATGGGCCTGGATCGCGTGATGCAGCGCGCCGCCATGATCGCCCAGTATGACCCCGGTGTGTTAGATAACTTTGATTTCGATGGCATGGTGCGCGACATGGCGCGCAATGAGGGCTTCCCGGAGCGCTGGCTCGTCAAGCTGGAGGAAATGGAGCAGCTGCGCGAGCAGCGCGCCCAGGCCCAGCAGCAGGCAGAGCAGATGGCCCAGATGGGGCAGGCGGCGGAAGCCGTGGGCAAGGCGGGGATCGATCCCGCCCAGGCCATCCAGGCCATGCTCTAGCAGGATCTCCAGCCGCAGAGCTGTGGCAATTTTTTAAATGAGTATGGAAAGAACGGATACTTCGTGCTGGGAGCACAAGCGCAAGGTGAAGGCAGTCAAGCAGTGCCTGCAGTCAGACGCGGGCAAGGCCATGGTAGACATCGTGATCAGGCATCTCTGCCTGGATGTCCCCTCGGCGCCGATGAATGACTTCGATACCAAGCGCGTGCTCTACCACGACGGACAAAAGTCAGTGATTCACTTCCTCGGCCAGGTGGCCGCTGGGGAGTTTGAGAAATGAAACCCAAGACAGAAAGCGATGAGTAAGACAACAGCAGCCAAGCCGCTGCGTAATCCCGATGAGGGCACCCTGACCCCGGCGTACTTCCGCTGGATGGTCGCGCATGCGAGCGATGAGGAATTTGAAGCATGCTACCGCAAGTCCCGCCAGACCGCAGTCCGCGTCTACGCGGACCTCCTGCAGCAGGACACAGAGCATGCGGAGCAGGATAAGCAAGAAGCAGATATGTTAGAACATGACCATGAGAGGCAAGCTGCCGGCACGGCAGGAGAGACCCCGCAGGGAGACATTCCCGGCGGGACAGACGGAGCAGGCAGCACAGACGGAGCAGGTGGCACAGAGCTCTTCACCCACGCGGAGGACAGCCCCGCCAGCGGTGAAGAGACAGAGGCTAACAGCAGCACCGAAAATGAAGGCGGCGAGCCAGCAGTGAATCTGCCGTGCGAAACTGCAGAGCTAGAAGAGGACCTGGAGAACATGCACCACAAGACCTTCCAGAAGAAATACGGCCTCAGCAAGAAGGCCTACCGCGAGCAAGCGGCCAATGGTGAGGAGGTGGCTCTGTGAGATACTTTACCCCACTATACAGCGCCGCAGGAGCCCTGCTCGGTGGCGAGGGCGGCGGCGCGAATCCCGCTGCGGAGGAAGCTGGCGCAGAGCAGGCATCCGTATCTAACAGTGACTCTGGAGATTCCGCAGAGCCTGCCGCAGAATCGGTACCACTCAGCGTGACCGGGGAGAACGGAGAATTCCACCCGGACTGGCTGGAGCAGGAATCGCTGGCCGACTACCGCAAGACACTGAGCAAATTCAAAACCCCGGAGGACTTGGCGCGCAGCTACGCCAATCTCGAGCGCATGCGCCGTGTGCCCGATCTCGGCGAGGAGGCCGACCAGAAGGCCGTAGAAACATTCCGCCGCGCCAATGACATCCCGCTGGAAGCTGGCGGCTACGAGCTGCAGCTGCCGGAGGAACTGCCTGCCGGAGTGGAAATGCCCGAGGGCGCGCTGGAGCACTACCAGCAGCTGGCCCACGGCATCAATGCCACTCCCGCCCAGGCTCAGGCCATCCTGGACAAGCACCTCGAGTACCTGAGCAGCCAGGCGCAGGAGGCCGAGGGCACGCTCACCAAAGCGCGCCAGCAGGCCGTGGGCGAACTCCGCCGCGAGTGGGGTCACGAGTTCGACGCCAAGCTGCAGAACGCACAGAAAGTCTACGATGTCTTCTCCTCCATCGCCGGCGTGAACCTGGAACGCGCCGACTTCACCGAGAACGTGGAATTCGTCAAGCTCATGGCCGCCGTCAGCAGCAAACTCAGCGAAGGCAGCTTCCACCAGGCCAGCCAGGGCATCCCCGGCAGCCAGTTCACCGGCGGCAAGCAGGAAGCCCAGAACATCATGAGCAGCCCCACCCACCCGGACCACGCCGCCTTCTGGGACAGCAGTCACCCCCAGCACCAAAGCATCCAGCGCAAAGTCGCCCAGCTCCAGCAGGGGTAGGATTTCTTCCTAACAAGATAGAAGAAACTCCAAGCCATCACCCCGACCACTCCCCGTGGCCGGGGTGATTTGTTTGTCCCTTGGGGAGTGATCAGTAGGCAGTAGGCAGTAGGCAGTAGGCAGTAGGCAGTAGGCAGTAGGCAGTAGGCAGTAGGCAGTAGGCAGTAGGCAGTAGGCAGTAGGCAGTAGGCAGTAGGCAGTAGGCAGTAGGCAGTAGGCAGTAGGCAGTAGGCAGTAGGCAGTAGGCAGTAGGCAGTAGGCAGTCTGGCGAGACGGAACCTCACTAGGTGGATCGTAATCTACGCGTCGAACACCTAGGACATACTCCCAAAAACTCTCCGCGTCAGATTACCAGCTTGATGCAGAGGAGAACCCCAAAGGGGTTCCGCATGTTAGCCCAGCGGTTGCGGACCAGCGGGCCGCTACCCTGGGACCCAGACCCTCCCGACAAACGACCCCAACGGGGTCGCGTAAATCCTACATCTCCCGCTGCATGAGTCAGCATCTGTCCAAGGTCTACACCCCGGAGGGGTGGTGGAAGGAATGAAGTTCAAAGGCTAACAGCATGAGTGAAGATGCGACTTGTCTTTTCCTCGGGAATTGACTGTCCTTTTATTGATGATGGCTATGACACCTACACTACCCACGATGATTATGAATAAAAGCTGGATCCAGTTGTTGCTCATAATGTGCTTTGCATTACTTGGCTGTGATAATGAAAAAACTCCTAATCTGGATTATGTGATCGTTTTGGCAAATGGGAAGTCACCCAATACGTGGGTTCTAAAGATTAATGATGAGGCTGTCGCGGTCTTGATGGTATCTGGAACTTTTCCTGAGGGCCAAAGCCAGTTTTCAATGAGTGATAGCGTCAGTGGTGGTGGAAGCAAAAGCGTTAAAACGTCTCGAGTTGTATTTCATACCGCGGAATCTGATCACGAGGTGAAATGGCAGTCCACAGATATTCATCATGTCATAGTGAACGGGGTGAAACACAAGCTGTCTGCTGACAATGGTCCTATAGAAATTACGGTACAATAATAAAAGGACACGCACGTAATAACGTACGCGGAAACTTTTTCCTTCAGATTACCAGCTTGATGCAGTGGCGAACCCCAAAGGGGTTCCGCATGTTAGCCCAGCGGTTGCGGACCAGCGGGCCGCTACCCTGGGACCCAGACCCTCCCAACAAACGACCCCAACGGGGTCGCGTAAATCCTACATCTCCCCGTTCCATCTCTCCCAGAAACACCCCGGAGGGGTGATGGAAAGTAGCGCGGCGGTAAGCTTGCCCGAGCAAGCGCCACCCCGGGAACAGGCCCCCCAACACAACCACCCCGGAGGGGTGGTGGAAGGATCAGAAGAGGTAAGGCTAACAGAATACGTGAAGATGCAGCTTGTCTTTTCCTCGGGAATTGTCTTTTATTATGTAGTGCTGCGAGAACACGGGAAAATTAGATAAACCTTATGGGAAAACGACTATCACCAACCGCGTTTCGAGAATATCCAGTTTGGAAATGGGATGATGCGCAGGAAAAACACGAGCCACTTACCAAGTGGCAACCTCTGCCAAAGGATGAGCCAACCTTGTTCATTAAGGCTAATTTCGTCGCGGCCGACGGAACCGCGTTCGAAGGCTATTTGATTGGGCTTGAATCATATTACGCTGTCGGTCTTTTTGTTGATGGAACCGAGCATGTGCTCAACCTCAATCTCCCGGACATGAT
The sequence above is drawn from the Rubritalea squalenifaciens DSM 18772 genome and encodes:
- a CDS encoding portal protein, whose translation is MEESSKARQLIAEHEARAGERTAWDTRWQRVQEWFTPHRAHVMDRQDPPGNVYRSRIHDTKGISSANVLAQGHMSYITPMNEQWFAFATSVRESGSEQHKSWFKECTEVAIRMLSQSNFYTVINSVFRDRSTLGTGCLFLNKGKSKPLNFQYVEIGTYTVAEDEDGVVNTLSRELEYTVMQAADKFGKDQLGAKLRSVYEQAMAGDSRELTSKYRFIHVVQPNREHDPGKLDSRAYLSHYICCTDEQVVEEGGFYEFPFLVTRYERWGNHPWGFSPAYNAMPNVLSANFMKKILKLLGETAALPRVLELADQKHNVDMRAGGRTVVSEKAAAMGFPREWGTGGSFQAGQFLIEQEHEQIEMFFHVPLFQMFAQLQKQMTATEVAARESEKLLMFAPSFVQFVSDMEPLMQRMFSLLLREDYFPPAPEGLARETGEEGLVALDTPVIEYQSKLALAIKQLETMGLDRVMQRAAMIAQYDPGVLDNFDFDGMVRDMARNEGFPERWLVKLEEMEQLREQRAQAQQQAEQMAQMGQAAEAVGKAGIDPAQAIQAML